TATATCATTTTAGATATTAATACCTATAAGTTTCTACATAAAGCACTGGCTTGTAAAAATCACGTAGGTGTATGTGAGGTTCTGAAACgtttaaaaatcatttatattaaaaaaaaaaaaactcattttcacACCACAACACTTACCGTCTTCTGCCTGTGCATGCACTCGTAAAAGTCCTCAAACTCCAGCTGGCACTCCTTCTTGGCACGGGTCTGCCCAATGCCATGGGCACATTCAATCCACTCCTTCTCGAAAGCGTGACAGCGTGCTGGCCGTTTGTTGGGCTGCTCACCACTCTGCAGCAGCATCCAGCGGTCCAGGTTGATACCGAGCTTTGATTGCAGGTCCACAAATGGCATGATGCCGGATaaaggaaggaggagagggCGGCAACGACAATGACCAACGCTGAATACACGACAAGAGACCAAATTCACACGTTAGTTAAGCTTAAACTCAAAACATGACACATGTTTTTATAtcatttcctctgcttttcTGGATTGGTTTAATTATGAGCAATATTCAAAGATTCACGTGTCGCCAAGAAACATGGATATCTTGTGTATTAAGGGTATagtactgttattattattattagtagtagtagtattgaATTAGCCAAATAGCTGCCCGTAGACCGCTAGCTACGTTTTGTTGAATAACCGTTAGTAAGCTAGGACAGCTAGGTAGCTAGCTAACTTTTTTGtacagataattaaaaaaaacgagTGTATGTTTCTCAGTTTTGCCGATAAAGACACTAACCATCTAGTTTAGTTGGATAAAtctgtaatatttctgtaaGTATAAACTGTTTCCGATCTTTAGATTCAGGGTGACAGGGTGTTGATGCTAACGACAGGCCGAGTTCATTCAAAGGTTCTTACACACTAATGTTGTTCCCGAACAACGATTCACTTCTACGACGCATCACTCAAAATGATGCGCTgctcaaatgcaaaaaaaacacgCAGCAAATAGCCATACTCACCGTGTTCCGAAGGATCCCTTTAACCTTCCACCGACTCTAAGCGTTTCGCTTTACGGCGGATCAAAAACACAGCCGTAAAATGAAGAACCACGTCGCGAAGAGACGCGACGAAAGTCTATCTTCTTCACTGCATCTGTTGACCTAAGTGCGCTttactgccacctgctggatcGGATTGCGGGGAAGCGGCAGGAACATTTAGTACTATGAACATGTATTTTATACGTCACTAGAGTTAAGGGGAAAATATTGTCCTTTttgctccactacatttattttactcctCCTCAATAAGTTTTATCATTAATGACGTTTGATTTGTGTATCaataataacaatgaaataACGCAACACACATCATTCGGCATAATAAGTACTTTTACCTTTATTGAATATTTTGATGCCAATACTTTGAATGTTTCCTTAAAGcctgaacatttttaatttctgcctTTCAGAAGCATGTGTGGAAGAAATCTGGACTAGAGTCGAGACTACAGCATCAAAGTTCAAAAGAGC
The nucleotide sequence above comes from Channa argus isolate prfri chromosome 1, Channa argus male v1.0, whole genome shotgun sequence. Encoded proteins:
- the ndufs5 gene encoding NADH dehydrogenase [ubiquinone] iron-sulfur protein 5 gives rise to the protein MPFVDLQSKLGINLDRWMLLQSGEQPNKRPARCHAFEKEWIECAHGIGQTRAKKECQLEFEDFYECMHRQKTHQRLYTIRQQRDKMIKEGTYSPPSCHTGKTQESL